A genomic segment from Gilvibacter sp. SZ-19 encodes:
- a CDS encoding MamI family restriction endonuclease has protein sequence MKPETKYITIFDNENRIEQLLMELVLEPRIKALVWSQITRQTPNMKIGYPGQHLASLITGVEGSRTGARGDDLVDGTEVKSCSRVDQLDSCKDCKQKVLRIETACPHCGSTNLKRMDDSKWLFSVKSEEELKLLTKDLDRVFLTIADYPNFADGDFDTIRFQAFEMWNNTERHKHFSSLMTNYYNKIFLEHISRNANKTPAPKNFWPYSYQFYLCNPVKVFECIVSNANTTPQINITHFVEPDFDRSLLVPELMPTSLLSQEEINLIIENVPEYILSSQIVAGSNYQALVKSSKTKKKFITLLPFINETTRGYLDLRDTDKVAEAKTKYSRR, from the coding sequence ATGAAACCAGAAACTAAATACATTACAATTTTCGACAATGAAAACAGAATAGAACAACTACTTATGGAGTTAGTTCTAGAGCCAAGAATAAAAGCTCTTGTTTGGTCGCAAATAACAAGACAAACACCAAATATGAAAATAGGTTATCCAGGACAGCATTTAGCTTCCTTGATAACAGGTGTCGAAGGCTCAAGAACAGGTGCAAGAGGAGATGATTTAGTTGACGGAACAGAAGTTAAATCTTGTAGTAGAGTTGACCAGTTGGACTCTTGCAAAGATTGTAAGCAAAAAGTTTTAAGAATCGAAACTGCTTGTCCTCATTGTGGTTCTACAAATCTAAAAAGGATGGATGACAGTAAATGGCTTTTTTCTGTTAAATCAGAAGAAGAATTAAAGCTATTAACTAAAGACCTTGACCGTGTATTTTTAACAATTGCAGATTATCCAAATTTCGCAGATGGCGACTTTGATACAATTCGTTTCCAAGCATTTGAAATGTGGAATAATACCGAAAGACACAAGCACTTCTCTAGTCTAATGACAAACTACTATAACAAAATATTTTTAGAGCATATTAGTAGAAATGCAAATAAAACTCCAGCACCAAAGAATTTTTGGCCATATTCATATCAATTCTATTTGTGTAACCCTGTAAAAGTTTTTGAATGTATTGTTTCCAACGCAAATACTACACCTCAAATTAATATCACACACTTTGTTGAACCAGATTTTGATAGAAGTTTACTAGTTCCTGAATTGATGCCTACAAGCTTACTTTCACAAGAAGAAATTAATTTAATTATTGAGAATGTACCAGAGTACATTTTGTCCTCTCAAATAGTTGCAGGTTCAAACTATCAAGCATTAGTAAAAAGTAGTAAAACCAAAAAGAAATTTATTACTTTACTACCATTTATAAATGAAACAACAAGAGGTTATTTAGATTTAAGAGATACAGATAAAGTTGCAGAAGCAAAAACTAAATATTCGAGACGTTAG
- a CDS encoding DUF2452 domain-containing protein: protein MAAKKPDNVVYNEEEQRYDAALKPYATNVGAPAITAADNSGWKLASVKTVNERFKAKFEDIHKQYQELTQQYERNQLVYNAKFSFEPQLGQVYHLYRDSQMQPFLSIIRPEECNFDYVGSYRINADRMWEEVQRAASEE, encoded by the coding sequence ATGGCAGCTAAAAAACCGGACAACGTAGTCTATAACGAAGAAGAGCAGCGCTATGACGCTGCTCTTAAACCTTATGCCACTAATGTAGGTGCTCCTGCTATTACTGCCGCAGACAATTCTGGCTGGAAATTAGCCAGTGTAAAAACAGTGAACGAGCGCTTTAAGGCCAAGTTCGAGGATATCCACAAACAGTATCAAGAACTCACCCAGCAGTACGAGCGCAATCAATTGGTCTATAATGCCAAATTCAGTTTTGAGCCGCAATTGGGCCAAGTCTATCATTTGTATCGCGATAGCCAAATGCAGCCTTTCTTGTCTATCATAAGACCAGAGGAATGTAATTTTGATTATGTGGGCAGCTATCGGATCAATGCAGACCGCATGTGGGAAGAAGTACAGCGCGCAGCCTCAGAAGAATAG
- a CDS encoding 6-carboxytetrahydropterin synthase, which yields MKTTMLGSSALLERPTALKTAIVRREHFNAAHRLHNPNWSEAKNQAVFGKCNNPHYHGHNYELEVKVIGYCDPETGYVMDAKVLSDLIKEQILERFDHKNLNLEVAEFSNLNPTAENIARVIYELLKVQLPLDTELKITLYETPRNYVEYPY from the coding sequence ATGAAAACCACCATGCTAGGCAGTTCAGCCCTTTTAGAAAGACCAACGGCGCTAAAGACCGCCATAGTTCGCAGAGAACATTTCAACGCGGCACACCGTTTGCATAACCCAAACTGGAGTGAAGCCAAGAACCAAGCGGTTTTTGGCAAATGCAACAACCCGCACTATCACGGCCACAATTATGAATTGGAAGTGAAGGTAATAGGCTATTGTGACCCGGAAACCGGTTATGTTATGGACGCCAAAGTGCTTTCAGACCTTATAAAAGAACAGATCTTGGAGCGATTTGATCATAAGAATCTCAACTTAGAAGTTGCGGAATTCAGTAATTTGAACCCCACGGCAGAAAATATTGCCCGTGTTATCTACGAATTGCTCAAAGTGCAATTGCCCCTAGACACCGAATTAAAAATCACCCTTTACGAAACACCGAGAAATTATGTTGAATACCCTTATTAA
- a CDS encoding T9SS type A sorting domain-containing protein yields the protein MFVKLILYWMVFSYSIVSYGQFGPRQVVDDDASTAAWVFAADLDGDGHDDILSASSGDDTIAWYKNEDGFGNFGVQQTIANFDQVDFVHAADLDGDDDLDVIASSFALDFIFWYENLDGLGTFGLGQTVSNAVDLPKEVLAADLDGDDDLDLVSVSRDDNKLAWYENLDGLGDFGPQIVLSTDVLSAVSIDLVDIDGDLDTDILVTAGSDRKIYWFENLDGLGTFNSGNIVIDDPSAGFFISVMGVDIDGDDDIDVISAEFSGNRVAWYENLDGAGNFGPQQEIDLTLNLPSIAYAFDVDGDNDMDVLSQSSPDMKIVWYENLDGAGNFGPQQIVSTEANGPRSLYATDFDQDTDLDLSVASNADGTIGWFENLTLLDIEENGIPQFRLYPNPVIDYLSINTLDIYIDKVEIYDISGRLFKTVSEEFNQIDLREFNKGIFIIRIYSQSSINSVKVIKK from the coding sequence ATGTTTGTCAAACTCATATTATACTGGATGGTTTTCTCATATTCCATAGTAAGTTATGGTCAATTTGGTCCGCGTCAAGTTGTTGATGATGATGCTTCAACAGCTGCATGGGTTTTTGCTGCGGATCTTGATGGTGATGGTCATGATGATATTTTATCTGCATCATCAGGTGACGACACTATCGCTTGGTATAAAAATGAAGACGGTTTTGGTAATTTTGGAGTACAACAGACCATAGCCAATTTTGATCAAGTTGATTTTGTCCATGCTGCTGATTTAGATGGTGATGACGATTTGGACGTTATTGCGTCATCATTCGCACTTGACTTCATTTTCTGGTATGAAAATCTTGATGGCTTAGGAACTTTTGGTTTAGGCCAAACCGTGTCAAATGCTGTAGATTTACCGAAAGAGGTTTTAGCAGCAGACTTGGATGGTGATGACGATTTAGATTTGGTTTCGGTTTCTAGAGATGATAATAAGCTTGCCTGGTATGAGAATTTGGATGGTCTAGGTGATTTTGGTCCACAGATTGTGCTGTCCACCGATGTGCTTTCAGCAGTTTCCATTGACCTAGTAGATATTGATGGTGATTTAGACACAGATATTCTGGTTACAGCAGGCAGCGATAGAAAAATATATTGGTTCGAGAACTTAGATGGTTTGGGTACTTTTAACTCGGGTAATATAGTTATTGACGACCCAAGCGCTGGTTTTTTTATTTCTGTAATGGGCGTAGATATAGATGGAGATGATGATATTGATGTTATATCAGCTGAGTTTTCTGGAAATCGAGTTGCATGGTACGAAAATTTAGACGGAGCAGGCAACTTTGGGCCACAACAAGAAATTGATTTAACACTGAATCTTCCTTCAATTGCCTATGCTTTTGACGTTGACGGGGATAATGATATGGATGTCTTATCGCAATCATCCCCAGATATGAAAATTGTTTGGTATGAAAATCTAGATGGCGCGGGAAACTTTGGTCCGCAACAGATTGTAAGTACGGAAGCTAACGGGCCAAGATCACTTTATGCTACCGACTTTGATCAAGATACTGATTTGGATTTAAGTGTAGCTTCTAACGCTGACGGCACAATTGGATGGTTTGAAAACTTGACCTTACTAGATATAGAGGAGAATGGAATTCCGCAATTCCGTTTATACCCCAATCCGGTTATTGATTATTTATCAATAAACACATTGGACATTTATATTGATAAGGTAGAAATTTATGACATATCTGGAAGACTGTTTAAAACAGTATCGGAAGAATTCAATCAGATCGATTTGAGAGAATTTAACAAGGGTATTTTTATTATTAGAATTTACAGCCAAAGTTCGATAAATTCCGTTAAAGTGATTAAAAAATGA
- a CDS encoding Zn-dependent hydrolase, whose protein sequence is MKAICNLLGIILLLSPVSLLSQEPVKVNTKRLEASILDLGKIGIDDKGTQRVAFSDADIQGREFVIKLMKNAGLEVYIDFAGNIIGKRPGKDNSLPTIAFGSHIDTVPNGGNYDGCVGSLAAIELINILNENKIVTNHPLEVIIFSNEEGGVMGSRAISGELPQEALSVVNSTGYSMGAGIKRLGGDPDRLNEVVRSGKNLLAFLELHIEQGGNLDQEGIDIGIVEGIVGLNWWDVTFSGFANHAGTTPMNNRKDALLAAAKFIQATNESALSLAGRQVATVGRISAYPGAPNVIPGQVVLSLEIRDLSTAVIQQLFNIIKEKAAVIAEESGVKIEFEALSTTGKPALTDPEIQEIIEASAKELELSYMYMPSGAGHDAQDMAIITPTAMIFIPSKAGISHSPQEFSSAADIANGANVLLSTILKLDAPK, encoded by the coding sequence ATGAAAGCCATCTGCAATCTGTTGGGCATAATATTGCTACTCTCCCCTGTTTCGTTGCTGTCACAAGAACCTGTAAAAGTAAACACCAAAAGACTAGAAGCTAGTATTTTAGATCTGGGCAAAATTGGTATTGACGATAAAGGAACCCAGCGTGTGGCTTTTAGCGATGCCGATATTCAAGGTCGGGAATTTGTCATAAAACTCATGAAAAATGCCGGCTTGGAAGTTTACATAGACTTTGCCGGAAACATTATCGGGAAACGCCCAGGAAAAGATAATTCACTGCCTACCATCGCCTTTGGTTCACATATAGACACGGTGCCCAATGGCGGGAATTACGATGGCTGTGTGGGCTCCTTGGCAGCCATTGAACTCATCAACATCTTAAACGAGAATAAGATCGTTACCAATCATCCGCTAGAGGTAATTATATTCTCCAATGAAGAAGGCGGAGTGATGGGTAGTAGAGCAATTAGCGGGGAACTTCCCCAAGAAGCCTTGTCAGTTGTGAACAGTACAGGCTATTCTATGGGAGCAGGTATTAAGCGACTCGGAGGCGATCCTGACAGACTAAATGAAGTAGTAAGATCCGGGAAGAACCTCTTGGCCTTTCTGGAGCTGCATATAGAACAAGGAGGCAATCTAGATCAAGAAGGAATAGATATTGGCATTGTAGAAGGTATAGTGGGACTTAATTGGTGGGATGTAACCTTTTCCGGCTTTGCCAATCATGCCGGAACAACACCTATGAACAATCGCAAGGATGCCTTACTAGCGGCAGCCAAATTCATACAGGCAACCAATGAATCTGCCTTGAGCTTAGCGGGTAGACAGGTAGCAACTGTGGGGCGGATTTCTGCTTACCCCGGCGCACCCAATGTGATTCCAGGCCAAGTGGTCTTGTCCTTAGAAATTAGAGACCTTTCTACTGCAGTCATACAGCAGCTTTTCAACATCATAAAGGAAAAGGCGGCTGTGATCGCCGAAGAATCTGGAGTAAAAATTGAATTTGAAGCCTTGAGCACCACTGGCAAACCAGCCTTGACCGATCCAGAGATACAAGAGATCATCGAGGCCTCTGCGAAGGAACTCGAGCTGTCTTATATGTACATGCCAAGCGGCGCGGGGCATGACGCTCAAGACATGGCTATCATAACTCCAACGGCAATGATATTCATTCCAAGTAAGGCGGGCATCAGTCATTCTCCGCAGGAATTCTCGTCCGCAGCAGATATAGCCAATGGAGCAAATGTATTGCTGAGCACCATTCTTAAGTTAGACGCTCCTAAATAA
- a CDS encoding CPBP family intramembrane glutamic endopeptidase: protein MNQELTIKQTNYQGFLFDIILYLTVMFLIRELYFTELPFIANGLLWSSATLIVAMWRMRVRSMTWKDLGLRKPESWLRTLLVTLGILVAIPILIILFQQISEMLSISLAADTSAEDAVAKFGDLKDNWGHFFAIIPFILIQSALEELLDRGFLITWFEKLFSKTGFATLIAVLLQALIFGFRHSYDISERSITVAIIGLVMGIAYVKFGRNLWPLIIAHCVLNTASMLGKV, encoded by the coding sequence ATGAATCAAGAACTAACTATCAAACAAACTAACTACCAAGGATTTCTTTTTGACATTATTCTGTATCTAACAGTGATGTTTTTAATACGGGAGCTATACTTTACTGAGCTGCCCTTTATTGCCAACGGTTTACTATGGTCTAGTGCGACTTTAATAGTAGCGATGTGGCGCATGCGAGTCCGCAGCATGACTTGGAAAGACCTTGGATTACGAAAACCGGAGAGCTGGTTAAGAACACTACTTGTAACCCTGGGCATCTTAGTAGCTATTCCCATTCTGATCATCCTTTTTCAACAGATCTCGGAAATGCTGTCTATTAGCTTAGCCGCAGATACTTCTGCAGAAGATGCGGTCGCCAAATTTGGAGATCTAAAAGACAATTGGGGACATTTCTTTGCGATCATTCCTTTTATCTTGATCCAATCTGCCTTAGAGGAACTTTTAGATAGGGGATTTCTGATCACCTGGTTTGAAAAGCTGTTCTCTAAAACCGGGTTTGCCACCCTTATTGCTGTATTGCTGCAGGCTCTGATCTTTGGGTTCAGACATTCCTACGATATATCGGAAAGATCTATAACTGTCGCTATAATTGGCCTGGTCATGGGAATTGCCTATGTTAAGTTCGGCAGGAATCTTTGGCCTTTGATCATAGCGCATTGTGTGCTCAATACGGCTTCTATGTTGGGGAAGGTGTAA
- a CDS encoding DUF4386 domain-containing protein, with amino-acid sequence MHSNLKLGRITGALLLFVFISGVVIFQVLQGPVLFSDQYLTATAAHSDQVISSMVLGIFNGIVSIAIATILLPTFKKYHRSLAYLYFAFCILNFISIMIDNVSVASLLELSKIYVNGSTDESLVTLGALAYERHFWTHYFYLLISCFPVFVFYYMLYLSRLVPKILSVFGLVAVLLMFIGELASIYGSSISMNMLLPIGLVQLVLPVWLLFKGFSTPKAAPELAESVE; translated from the coding sequence ATGCATTCTAATTTAAAATTAGGCCGAATAACAGGTGCTTTACTGTTGTTCGTCTTTATCTCTGGCGTAGTAATATTTCAAGTATTACAAGGCCCTGTGCTGTTTTCGGACCAATATTTAACTGCCACTGCCGCGCACTCAGATCAAGTTATAAGCTCCATGGTTCTGGGCATTTTTAACGGCATAGTTTCTATTGCCATTGCGACTATCTTATTGCCCACCTTTAAGAAATACCACAGGTCCTTGGCTTATCTGTACTTCGCCTTTTGCATTTTAAATTTCATCTCAATAATGATAGATAATGTTAGTGTGGCATCACTTTTGGAATTGAGTAAGATCTATGTAAATGGCAGTACCGATGAATCGCTGGTCACCTTAGGGGCACTTGCTTATGAGCGCCATTTTTGGACTCATTATTTCTATCTGCTTATTTCTTGCTTCCCAGTTTTTGTGTTTTACTACATGCTCTATCTGTCAAGACTTGTTCCAAAGATTCTTTCGGTTTTTGGCCTAGTGGCGGTACTGCTTATGTTTATTGGGGAGTTGGCCTCTATTTATGGCAGCAGTATAAGCATGAACATGCTTTTACCCATTGGACTGGTTCAATTAGTACTTCCGGTTTGGTTACTTTTTAAGGGCTTTAGCACGCCTAAAGCAGCGCCTGAGTTGGCTGAATCAGTTGAGTAG
- a CDS encoding CBS domain-containing protein: MKKREPISKIMTPNIKTVNQTNTLYDVKDMLEEEQFHHVPVVSGDKVVGMLSKTDLQKISFINTVDGQGLTTAMYDALTIEQVMTKDVETVQKTDTIHDVAVTLAKNQFHALPVMDGDKLTGIVTTTDLIDYLIEQYN; encoded by the coding sequence ATGAAAAAAAGAGAACCCATTTCAAAGATTATGACCCCGAACATTAAAACGGTGAATCAAACCAACACGCTTTACGATGTAAAGGATATGCTAGAAGAAGAACAATTTCATCACGTGCCTGTGGTGAGCGGCGATAAAGTAGTTGGGATGCTATCTAAAACAGATCTTCAGAAGATTAGTTTTATTAATACAGTGGATGGACAGGGACTCACTACCGCTATGTACGATGCACTAACCATTGAACAGGTTATGACCAAAGATGTGGAGACCGTGCAAAAGACAGATACCATTCACGATGTGGCTGTTACCTTGGCCAAAAACCAATTTCACGCCCTCCCGGTAATGGATGGCGATAAATTAACGGGAATTGTAACAACTACCGATTTGATTGATTATCTGATAGAGCAGTACAACTAG
- the folE gene encoding GTP cyclohydrolase I FolE, whose amino-acid sequence MLNTLINGHKLNGFSTEEIGDDHLYTGIETPMREDAFALSDNEKKAQIAKLFAQIMDVMGLDLTDDSLQGTPERVAKMYIDEIFCGLDPKNKPRVALFDNKYQYNQMLVEKNISFYSNCEHHFVPIVGKAHVAYISSGKVIGLSKLNRIVQYYAKRPQVQERLTNQIARELVTALDTKDVAVIIDAKHLCVSSRGVKDDTSSTVTSYYGGAFNSPERIAELQNYIQGL is encoded by the coding sequence ATGTTGAATACCCTTATTAACGGTCATAAACTTAACGGATTCTCTACCGAAGAAATTGGTGACGATCACCTCTATACTGGAATAGAAACCCCCATGCGCGAAGATGCCTTTGCGCTTTCAGATAACGAAAAGAAGGCCCAGATCGCAAAGCTTTTCGCTCAGATCATGGATGTCATGGGACTAGATCTTACAGACGACAGCTTGCAAGGCACGCCAGAGCGTGTGGCCAAAATGTATATCGATGAGATTTTCTGCGGACTCGACCCAAAGAACAAACCTCGTGTAGCGCTTTTTGATAACAAGTACCAATACAACCAGATGCTGGTAGAAAAGAACATCAGTTTCTACTCCAACTGTGAGCATCACTTTGTTCCTATCGTTGGAAAGGCTCATGTTGCCTACATTTCTTCTGGCAAGGTCATTGGTCTATCTAAGTTGAATCGCATTGTTCAATACTATGCCAAGCGACCACAGGTTCAAGAGCGTCTTACCAATCAGATCGCTAGAGAACTGGTCACTGCCTTAGATACTAAAGATGTAGCTGTTATCATAGATGCCAAACACCTCTGTGTGTCTTCGCGTGGTGTTAAGGACGATACCTCCTCTACCGTTACTTCTTATTACGGCGGAGCTTTTAACAGCCCGGAGCGCATCGCAGAATTGCAGAATTACATCCAAGGCTTATAA
- a CDS encoding helix-turn-helix domain-containing protein yields MDFNSEILIKFGNRVRELRKLKNLSQEELAFRADVHRTYIGMIERAEKNITLLNIEKIANALEVSINDLFNETRN; encoded by the coding sequence ATGGATTTTAATTCAGAAATACTAATAAAATTTGGCAATCGAGTTCGTGAATTACGAAAACTCAAAAATCTATCTCAAGAAGAACTCGCCTTTAGAGCTGATGTTCATAGAACCTACATTGGTATGATAGAACGTGCTGAAAAAAATATTACACTTCTCAATATTGAAAAAATTGCTAATGCTTTAGAGGTAAGCATAAACGATTTATTCAATGAAACCAGAAACTAA
- a CDS encoding DUF2306 domain-containing protein, with protein sequence MALLAIITGFYPFVFAFASGQQGLFGSKPEAVLQTSWYIPMFMVHVLLGAVAILAGSTQFFKGFRARNLKLHRNLGKLYVFTVIPSGLAGLVAGFYASGAWYSKAGFICLALGWLITTWVAYTSIRKRQIDKHQRWMMRSYAFCFAFVTFRIYLGLGAAMGIPFNDYYSYLSFLCWVPNLVFIEWRIKNLE encoded by the coding sequence ATGGCATTATTGGCCATAATCACAGGCTTCTACCCTTTTGTTTTTGCCTTCGCTTCAGGACAACAAGGATTATTTGGTAGTAAGCCAGAAGCCGTGCTACAAACTTCCTGGTATATTCCCATGTTCATGGTTCATGTCTTACTTGGAGCTGTAGCCATTTTAGCGGGTAGCACTCAGTTTTTCAAAGGGTTCAGAGCTCGAAATTTAAAGCTTCACAGAAACCTCGGTAAGCTCTACGTATTCACCGTTATCCCTAGTGGTTTAGCCGGATTGGTCGCTGGTTTTTACGCTTCGGGCGCCTGGTATTCCAAGGCGGGTTTCATTTGTCTGGCATTGGGTTGGCTCATTACTACTTGGGTCGCCTATACCAGTATAAGAAAGCGTCAAATAGACAAGCATCAACGCTGGATGATGCGCAGTTATGCCTTTTGTTTTGCCTTTGTGACCTTTAGAATTTATTTGGGATTGGGTGCGGCTATGGGAATCCCATTTAACGACTATTACTCCTATCTGTCCTTTCTGTGTTGGGTCCCCAACCTTGTGTTTATCGAGTGGCGTATTAAGAATCTCGAATAA
- a CDS encoding tyrosine-type recombinase/integrase, whose product MAIQFVYTYSLKQYIKEFPGVYWSSKKRCFYLFYLETRIDAFKQYMLAGGYTVSIYQIESVQRRSKGVKIIQKGLSFEKTEVHRQFIDFLGGRRYSKNTIAVYGGFILDFLRYTGDTDTTELGAEDVREYLEWTVKHLKYSISTHRQAVSALKLFAYFYPECSIDGEEIPMPKKDKKLPVVLSPEEVIALLQVTKNLKHRAALAMLYGSGLRIGELLNLKLSNFDFDRRLLHVRNSKGRKDRYASIAESCIPLLQSYYMAFQPKVYFIENPKGGQYNPNSVRRFLKISCERAGITKRVTPHTLRHSYATHLLENGTDIRYIQELLGHSRPETTMVYTHVQRKDLQSIRSPLDQMLMDAKNTPPEIAPKKNVLIWPGFGI is encoded by the coding sequence ATGGCGATCCAGTTTGTCTATACGTATTCGCTTAAACAGTATATCAAAGAATTCCCGGGGGTTTATTGGTCCAGTAAAAAGCGTTGTTTCTACCTTTTTTATTTGGAGACGCGAATTGACGCGTTTAAACAATATATGTTAGCCGGAGGCTATACGGTTAGTATTTATCAGATTGAGAGTGTTCAGCGAAGATCCAAGGGTGTCAAAATAATTCAAAAAGGGCTCTCCTTTGAAAAAACCGAAGTGCACCGACAGTTTATTGACTTTTTAGGCGGACGCAGATACAGTAAAAATACCATTGCAGTTTACGGCGGATTCATTTTGGATTTCTTGCGTTATACTGGCGATACAGACACTACAGAGCTCGGCGCAGAGGACGTAAGAGAATATCTGGAATGGACCGTAAAACACTTAAAATATTCCATAAGCACCCACCGACAAGCCGTTAGTGCACTGAAACTCTTTGCTTACTTCTATCCGGAATGCTCCATAGACGGCGAAGAGATCCCCATGCCCAAAAAAGATAAAAAACTGCCTGTGGTGTTAAGCCCAGAAGAGGTGATTGCACTATTGCAGGTAACCAAAAATTTAAAGCACAGGGCTGCGCTGGCCATGCTATACGGATCTGGTTTAAGGATAGGGGAGCTATTAAATCTAAAGCTGTCTAATTTTGATTTTGACAGGAGGCTGTTGCATGTGAGAAACTCCAAGGGCCGCAAGGACAGATACGCTTCCATAGCAGAAAGCTGCATACCCTTATTGCAAAGCTATTATATGGCTTTTCAGCCCAAGGTATATTTTATTGAAAACCCAAAGGGTGGACAATACAACCCCAATAGTGTGCGTAGGTTTTTAAAAATAAGTTGTGAACGCGCAGGGATCACTAAACGGGTAACGCCACATACCCTGCGCCATAGCTATGCCACGCATTTACTCGAGAACGGGACAGATATTCGTTACATACAAGAGTTACTCGGTCACAGCCGACCAGAAACAACTATGGTCTATACCCATGTGCAACGCAAGGACCTGCAGTCTATACGCTCGCCTCTAGACCAAATGCTGATGGATGCAAAAAATACACCTCCCGAAATCGCACCTAAAAAAAATGTGTTAATATGGCCTGGTTTCGGTATATGA
- a CDS encoding DUF5995 family protein, translating to MGATTIDAVIAALNDIVDKAVIEEDPVGYFAALYLKVTQRVKDKIAQGYFDDNPRMERLDVVFANRYLEAYHNYKQGQPSTQSWELAFNATEAQKVIVLQHLLAGMNAHINLDLGVAAATITTPVNIADLQGDFNKINEVLAELLEEVEQSLARIWPGLLWILQKTRKVDDFLINFSMTLARDGAWEFANEYVVLEAEERRLALLQRDERIANFGKKLLRPGRIERFVFWIIRLSERGPVSQKIRDLLD from the coding sequence ATGGGAGCAACCACTATTGATGCTGTAATTGCAGCACTGAATGACATTGTTGATAAAGCCGTAATAGAGGAAGATCCTGTAGGCTATTTTGCTGCCTTGTATTTAAAGGTTACCCAGCGTGTAAAAGATAAGATCGCACAGGGATATTTTGACGACAATCCGCGAATGGAAAGGCTAGACGTGGTCTTTGCCAATCGGTATTTAGAAGCTTACCACAATTACAAACAAGGCCAACCCTCTACCCAGAGTTGGGAATTGGCCTTTAATGCTACTGAAGCACAAAAGGTGATCGTCTTGCAACACCTTTTGGCCGGAATGAATGCGCATATCAACCTAGACTTGGGAGTTGCAGCCGCTACTATAACTACGCCTGTTAATATTGCTGACCTGCAGGGCGATTTCAATAAAATCAATGAAGTTTTAGCAGAACTCTTGGAAGAGGTAGAGCAAAGTCTGGCTCGGATTTGGCCAGGCTTGTTGTGGATCTTACAAAAAACACGTAAAGTAGACGACTTTCTAATCAATTTCTCTATGACTTTGGCCCGAGATGGCGCTTGGGAGTTTGCCAATGAGTACGTAGTGCTAGAGGCTGAGGAGCGGCGATTAGCTTTGTTACAGCGCGACGAGCGCATTGCCAATTTTGGCAAGAAATTGCTGAGACCGGGACGAATAGAACGCTTTGTATTTTGGATAATACGCCTGAGTGAGCGCGGCCCTGTAAGTCAAAAGATACGCGATCTGCTGGATTGA